One part of the Saprospiraceae bacterium genome encodes these proteins:
- a CDS encoding right-handed parallel beta-helix repeat-containing protein: MRFLLLVICLFAFLKLSAKGYYVSPSGSDLNKGNHWFTPFKTLLKAATSVLPGDTVYILKGDYYSDDEAVLEITKSGLENSWIVFKNYRNHKPVLHIRNKYGIHLKSVQYISIEGLEINAEMKIGSNYPVSKFQTIGIFLEGSYNAPLNSVKIYNNFIQNVSAEAILANYFDKLTISFNKFYNNTRNPESKGTLALLNGIYTESNTNYHNFIQGNTFEKNGMSDTILKSSCIPAIYMNLETNQVFRESAKTLIHNNILYTNHGGGFIANNVHGLQLVNNTFYKNSENKICQNAEVVLIGSKFIDLFNNIFYSSDLKPGSQAFGTSNINAKNNLYYNTTSFIPGINNIHANPDFENIRIKEGLFNFKLKGSSPAINKGLDSLLSDTDFEGNIRKLDLHVDIGAMEFTNRLLPSLKKLRLGPGTKGIKTKWISLYTKDQKMYTIWNEQFLEFTVRVFDLQGNILAHKTPRISGDSSYEIDFSKFRTGYYTILAFNESGNYIERLYVK; this comes from the coding sequence ATGCGCTTTTTACTACTGGTAATTTGTCTATTTGCTTTTTTAAAATTATCAGCTAAAGGATATTATGTGTCCCCATCTGGCAGTGATTTAAATAAAGGCAATCACTGGTTTACACCTTTTAAAACTTTGCTTAAAGCGGCCACCTCCGTTTTACCAGGAGATACTGTTTATATTTTAAAAGGTGATTATTATTCTGATGATGAAGCTGTATTAGAAATAACTAAAAGTGGACTTGAAAATTCCTGGATCGTCTTTAAAAATTATAGAAATCACAAACCGGTACTTCATATTCGCAATAAATATGGTATTCACTTAAAATCTGTTCAGTATATTAGCATTGAAGGCCTTGAAATTAATGCTGAAATGAAAATTGGATCAAATTATCCGGTATCAAAATTTCAAACAATTGGCATTTTTCTTGAAGGTTCTTATAATGCCCCATTAAACTCAGTAAAAATTTACAATAACTTTATTCAAAATGTAAGTGCAGAAGCAATTCTTGCAAACTATTTTGACAAGCTCACCATTAGCTTCAATAAATTTTATAATAACACCAGAAATCCTGAATCCAAAGGCACTTTGGCCCTCCTAAATGGAATCTACACGGAAAGCAATACCAATTATCATAATTTTATCCAAGGGAATACTTTTGAAAAAAATGGTATGTCTGATACAATTCTAAAATCAAGCTGCATACCAGCTATTTATATGAATCTGGAGACAAATCAAGTGTTTCGGGAATCTGCCAAAACTCTAATTCATAATAATATTCTCTATACTAATCATGGAGGCGGATTCATTGCAAATAATGTGCATGGATTACAACTTGTGAATAATACATTTTATAAGAATAGTGAAAATAAAATCTGTCAAAATGCTGAAGTAGTATTGATTGGCAGTAAATTCATTGATCTGTTTAATAATATCTTCTATAGCTCTGATTTGAAACCTGGCAGTCAGGCTTTTGGAACTAGTAATATCAATGCAAAAAACAATTTATATTATAACACTACAAGCTTTATTCCAGGCATAAATAACATCCATGCGAATCCTGATTTTGAGAACATACGAATCAAAGAAGGCTTATTTAATTTTAAATTAAAAGGGAGTAGTCCTGCAATAAATAAGGGTTTAGACAGTTTGTTGTCGGATACAGATTTTGAAGGAAATATTCGCAAGCTGGATTTACATGTAGACATCGGTGCTATGGAATTTACGAATCGCCTTTTACCCTCCTTGAAAAAATTACGATTAGGCCCAGGAACAAAAGGCATTAAAACGAAATGGATTAGCTTATATACAAAAGATCAAAAAATGTACACTATTTGGAATGAACAATTTTTAGAATTTACAGTCCGGGTGTTTGATTTACAAGGAAACATTTTGGCTCATAAAACTCCTAGAATTTCAGGTGATAGTTCGTATGAAATTGATTTTAGTAAATTCCGTACAGGGTATTACACCATCTTAGCTTTTAATGAATCTGGTAATTACATAGAACGACTTTATGTTAAATAA
- a CDS encoding AAA family ATPase, producing the protein MGTLLNPYQAIRLLLHSEFNFEKSIPIALDALENEIQLIALDSNQIFNSTQSRLQYLFSIGKIDKILFRQISSLRIQGFDQKSIDNTYFQSILACWIQCIAIQTKTEIPQEFTTLQFDDQFLLLEDSQATFIESSRISILKFDEIGKNLEFVFENKIADIQILSLDTATEKIVKLFTQASKYLKFPYDVFVHKLSKSNPNWTAKEFIILPDYLIDVTAIASCFNTTGSNPLKHLIHLFYYSPSGYSTLLGTTVNQFLDELILNPSLQFEDLSQNLFQHNPIAFSLLDDSTIIKYFETIKIHFSNIKTLIENKFEHPNLQLEDCILEPSFYSVEYGIQGRLDVFHEDKINSKKWIIELKSGKPYLPNKFGINADHHAQIMLYYLLIQSVFGRNYDVKSHVLYSAQLENALRYAPILDDIKQELIYLRNAIIILHLHLAFRNESDPSLFDILNEKHFQSTESYTKRDAGILLKVYSSLNPLEKDYFKEFTGFIAREQFISKMGRSNLQFTEGLASLWLLNEQEKLKLFMLLPKLVLHQILSSKDDYPILVLKNSSDMELISKFRIGDTLVLYEYPSALQTQIYKCTLIDLEPNTFYVRLRCRQFPKIEDATLKTWNLEQDSMDRSFVNQYQGMIDFAMADSDKRDLILGIKKPHDLNHSLSIGNHKIPEIIQDVLKKIVASKDYFLLWGPPGSGKTSLVIKHLVELLICESNENILLLAYTNRAVDEICEALESIQTACNIEYIRIGSRFAVQPQFRKNLLEEKISHLKTRKQVHQTFKEIRIFTATLASIQGKKELLLLKQFDTVIIDEASQILESQLTGLLTKFKRFILIGDHMQLPAVTAQTEEESQIKSEQLKQNGFQHLSTSYFERMLQNCIDKKWNHAFEMLEYQGRMHQDLMNFPAQSFYENKLKILPSEIENRQSISYAQYFPNLIGIKQPLLASNRVIFIPVIDPNPVFQSKINLQEARMVSFIVQQIFKLYNNNQIEWNAQRLGVITPFRAQISQIKNQILQEGFDSNFLTIDTAERYQGGARDIIILSTVISDESQVLQISSLNKDGIDRKLNVALTRAKEQIIIIGNPNILNNSIIYNKLISCCFELNIAI; encoded by the coding sequence ATGGGAACACTTCTAAATCCATATCAGGCTATTCGCCTATTATTACATAGCGAATTTAATTTTGAAAAGTCAATACCAATTGCATTAGATGCACTCGAAAATGAAATACAGCTTATTGCTCTTGACAGTAATCAAATTTTTAATTCCACGCAAAGCAGGCTGCAATATTTATTTTCCATAGGCAAAATTGATAAAATATTATTTCGCCAAATTTCATCATTAAGGATCCAGGGATTCGATCAAAAATCTATTGATAATACCTATTTTCAATCTATATTGGCCTGTTGGATACAATGTATTGCTATCCAAACGAAAACAGAAATTCCGCAAGAATTTACAACCCTTCAATTTGATGATCAGTTTTTATTGTTGGAGGATAGCCAAGCAACGTTTATTGAATCCAGTCGGATTAGCATTTTAAAATTTGATGAAATTGGAAAAAACTTAGAATTTGTTTTTGAAAATAAAATCGCTGACATACAAATACTTTCACTAGATACTGCAACTGAAAAAATAGTTAAGCTCTTTACGCAGGCATCTAAATATTTGAAATTTCCATATGATGTATTTGTCCACAAGCTATCAAAATCAAATCCAAATTGGACAGCCAAAGAATTCATTATCCTGCCGGATTATTTAATTGATGTGACCGCTATTGCTTCCTGCTTTAACACAACAGGATCAAATCCCTTAAAACATTTAATTCATTTATTTTATTACAGTCCTTCGGGATATTCAACCTTATTGGGAACTACCGTAAACCAATTTTTAGATGAACTTATTTTAAACCCTTCCCTTCAATTTGAAGATCTAAGCCAAAATTTATTTCAGCACAATCCCATTGCTTTTTCCCTTTTGGATGATTCAACAATTATAAAATACTTTGAAACCATAAAGATCCATTTTTCAAACATTAAAACATTAATAGAAAATAAATTTGAGCATCCTAACCTTCAACTTGAAGATTGCATTCTGGAACCGAGTTTTTATTCCGTTGAATATGGAATCCAGGGCAGATTGGATGTGTTTCATGAAGACAAAATAAATTCCAAAAAATGGATCATTGAATTGAAAAGCGGAAAACCATACCTACCTAATAAATTTGGCATCAATGCTGACCATCATGCTCAAATTATGTTATATTATTTACTGATTCAATCCGTATTTGGTAGAAATTATGATGTTAAAAGCCACGTGCTGTATTCGGCACAACTAGAAAATGCACTAAGATACGCACCGATACTGGATGATATAAAACAAGAATTAATATATTTACGAAATGCAATTATCATATTGCATTTACATTTAGCATTTAGAAATGAATCTGACCCTTCCCTATTTGATATTCTAAATGAAAAACATTTTCAATCCACAGAGTCCTATACAAAACGGGATGCGGGTATATTATTAAAGGTTTATAGTAGCTTAAATCCATTAGAAAAAGATTATTTTAAAGAATTTACAGGGTTTATTGCCCGGGAACAATTTATTTCAAAAATGGGCCGATCGAACCTTCAATTTACAGAAGGATTAGCGTCCCTTTGGCTTCTCAATGAACAGGAAAAGTTAAAATTGTTTATGCTCTTGCCAAAATTGGTATTGCATCAAATTTTGTCATCAAAGGATGACTACCCAATTTTAGTACTTAAAAATAGCAGCGACATGGAGTTGATTTCAAAATTTCGAATTGGCGATACACTCGTGCTTTATGAATATCCTAGTGCACTTCAAACTCAAATTTATAAATGCACCTTGATAGATCTGGAACCAAATACATTTTATGTCCGCTTAAGATGCAGGCAGTTTCCAAAAATAGAAGATGCAACATTAAAAACATGGAACCTTGAACAGGACTCCATGGACCGTTCTTTTGTAAATCAATACCAGGGGATGATTGATTTTGCAATGGCAGATTCTGATAAAAGAGATTTAATCCTGGGTATCAAGAAACCTCATGATTTGAATCATAGTCTTTCTATAGGTAACCATAAAATTCCGGAAATCATTCAAGATGTTTTAAAAAAAATAGTAGCATCTAAAGATTATTTTCTTTTATGGGGACCTCCTGGTTCTGGAAAAACTAGCTTGGTAATTAAACACTTAGTTGAATTGCTAATTTGTGAATCGAATGAAAATATTTTACTACTAGCATATACAAATCGTGCAGTAGATGAAATTTGTGAAGCACTTGAATCCATTCAAACAGCTTGTAATATAGAATATATCCGTATCGGCTCTAGATTTGCAGTGCAACCGCAGTTTAGAAAAAATTTATTAGAAGAAAAAATTAGCCATCTTAAAACGCGCAAGCAAGTGCATCAGACTTTTAAAGAAATACGAATATTTACGGCAACACTTGCTTCCATCCAAGGCAAAAAAGAATTACTCCTATTAAAACAATTTGATACCGTAATCATAGATGAAGCAAGTCAGATTCTTGAATCGCAACTTACTGGTTTACTTACTAAATTTAAAAGATTTATATTAATTGGAGATCACATGCAACTCCCAGCAGTTACAGCGCAAACAGAAGAAGAGTCACAAATTAAATCAGAACAACTTAAACAAAATGGGTTTCAGCATTTAAGTACTTCCTATTTTGAACGAATGTTACAAAATTGTATAGACAAAAAATGGAATCATGCATTTGAAATGCTCGAATATCAGGGACGAATGCATCAGGATCTTATGAATTTTCCAGCTCAAAGTTTTTATGAAAACAAACTTAAAATTCTACCCTCCGAAATTGAAAACAGACAATCTATTTCATATGCACAATACTTTCCAAATTTAATTGGAATCAAACAACCCTTATTAGCTAGTAATAGAGTGATTTTTATTCCAGTCATCGATCCAAATCCAGTTTTTCAAAGCAAAATAAATCTACAGGAAGCTCGAATGGTATCGTTTATTGTTCAACAGATTTTTAAACTTTATAATAACAATCAAATTGAATGGAACGCTCAAAGACTCGGTGTAATTACTCCTTTCAGAGCACAAATTTCACAAATTAAAAATCAGATCCTTCAAGAAGGCTTTGACTCAAATTTCTTAACGATTGATACTGCGGAGCGATACCAAGGTGGTGCAAGAGATATTATAATCCTATCCACCGTAATCTCTGATGAATCTCAAGTGCTCCAAATTAGCTCCCTAAATAAAGATGGTATTGATCGGAAATTAAACGTTGCATTGACACGTGCCAAAGAACAAATTATTATCATTGGAAATCCTAATATATTAAATAATTCAATAATATATAATAAATTGATTTCATGTTGTTTTGAACTAAATATTGCAATATAA
- a CDS encoding OmpA family protein — MINHRQELVMKFGFIQILLALLALLFMQCRNTEKSVNPNQQEAAINTESGTSDSASQKTFLVDTDYVHIASHHSEDIKSKLRELEKQEFSKGSIADQVRDFLKRGENDFGEEFKFIELRFVKRTAVIDPKFGKEVKDLAVVMNEFLNLKIKLMSYTDNIGDEKLNEKLSQDRAESILKGLLDAGISKERVIIKSYGEKYPVANNKTFDGQLLNNRIEMMILHK, encoded by the coding sequence ATGATTAATCACCGACAGGAGTTAGTGATGAAGTTTGGATTTATTCAAATACTTCTTGCCCTCCTTGCACTCCTTTTTATGCAATGCCGAAATACGGAGAAGTCTGTTAATCCAAATCAACAAGAAGCCGCTATAAATACAGAAAGTGGCACTTCAGATTCAGCCAGCCAAAAAACATTTTTGGTGGATACAGATTATGTGCATATTGCATCTCATCATAGCGAAGACATCAAAAGTAAGCTGCGCGAACTTGAAAAACAAGAGTTCAGTAAGGGTTCCATTGCAGACCAAGTAAGGGACTTCTTAAAACGAGGTGAGAATGATTTTGGAGAAGAATTCAAATTTATAGAACTCCGATTTGTTAAGCGTACAGCTGTAATTGATCCGAAATTTGGCAAGGAGGTTAAAGATTTAGCAGTTGTTATGAACGAATTTTTAAATCTTAAAATTAAACTCATGTCATATACTGATAATATAGGTGATGAAAAATTAAATGAAAAGTTATCACAAGACAGGGCGGAATCAATTTTAAAAGGCTTGTTGGATGCTGGGATTTCAAAAGAGCGTGTAATTATCAAATCATATGGTGAAAAATACCCAGTTGCGAATAATAAAACATTTGATGGTCAGCTTCTCAATAATAGAATAGAAATGATGATCCTACATAAATAA
- a CDS encoding amino acid permease has translation MLKSLFRKKSLSSFSDQIHHGKLHQILTVRDLTALGIAAIIGAGSFSSLGEACFKGGPGVVILFIITGIACGFTALCYAEFASRIPVAGSAYTYAYVSFGELAAWIIGWALLMEYSIGNIYVAFSWSDYFTSMLQRLNIHIPEYLSCSYMEAKKAFHNQSVNQELIKAWTLAPELAGLKIIFDLPAIIINILITILVYIGVKESKNLSNIMVLLKLFVVFLVIAIGALYINTGNWFPINPEGNASFMPNGFTGVMSAVSGVFFAYIGFDAISVFAEESKNPQKDLPRGMIYSLVICTFIYILLALILTGVLDYRQFDGIGDPLAYIFEVKQNAWMQLIVSFIAVVAMTSVLLVFQMGQPRIWMSMSRDGLLPKEFQKIHPKYLTPSFATIVTGLVVGVPILFTDKTFVLDFTSIATLFAFVLVCGGILLIPRKEKIVGRFHLIYINGKFIFPLMVIISFFLISLIFPDYFKNLLNFNGENETFKISSTLFWILLIVLSVITYKNELSLIPLLGVASCSYLLTGMTANNWAWFASWLLVGLVLYFFYGSKHSKLNKEHKE, from the coding sequence ATGTTGAAGTCCTTGTTTCGAAAAAAATCACTAAGTTCCTTCTCTGATCAAATACATCATGGAAAATTACACCAGATTTTAACTGTAAGAGACCTTACTGCCTTGGGCATTGCAGCTATTATTGGGGCCGGAAGTTTTAGTAGTTTAGGAGAAGCCTGCTTCAAAGGGGGGCCTGGAGTAGTGATCCTCTTTATAATAACCGGAATTGCCTGTGGATTTACGGCTCTATGTTATGCAGAATTCGCGAGCCGGATTCCAGTAGCTGGATCCGCTTACACCTATGCTTATGTTTCTTTTGGAGAACTCGCAGCCTGGATCATTGGATGGGCATTATTAATGGAATATTCAATTGGTAACATTTATGTTGCTTTTTCTTGGAGTGATTATTTTACGTCTATGCTCCAAAGATTGAATATACACATCCCGGAATACCTTAGCTGCAGTTATATGGAAGCAAAAAAAGCATTTCATAATCAATCCGTAAATCAGGAATTAATCAAGGCATGGACTCTGGCTCCAGAATTGGCAGGTTTGAAAATTATTTTTGATCTTCCAGCCATAATTATTAATATACTTATAACCATCCTCGTCTATATTGGCGTAAAAGAATCTAAAAATCTAAGCAACATCATGGTTTTATTAAAGTTGTTCGTAGTATTTTTAGTAATTGCTATTGGCGCATTATATATTAATACAGGGAATTGGTTTCCAATAAATCCAGAAGGCAATGCATCTTTTATGCCGAATGGTTTTACAGGAGTTATGAGTGCTGTCAGTGGAGTTTTTTTTGCATACATTGGCTTTGATGCTATTAGTGTATTTGCAGAAGAAAGTAAGAACCCACAAAAAGATTTACCAAGAGGGATGATTTATAGCCTGGTGATATGCACTTTTATTTATATATTATTAGCATTAATATTAACCGGTGTATTAGATTATCGCCAATTTGATGGTATTGGAGATCCACTCGCATATATTTTTGAAGTAAAGCAAAATGCCTGGATGCAGTTGATTGTATCTTTTATTGCGGTGGTAGCTATGACAAGTGTGCTTTTAGTTTTTCAAATGGGTCAACCTCGTATCTGGATGAGTATGAGTCGCGACGGTTTGTTACCAAAAGAATTTCAAAAAATACATCCAAAGTATTTAACCCCTTCATTTGCCACAATCGTTACCGGACTCGTAGTGGGTGTACCGATTCTCTTTACAGATAAAACCTTTGTTTTGGATTTTACAAGTATTGCTACACTTTTTGCCTTTGTACTTGTTTGTGGCGGCATTTTATTAATTCCCCGAAAAGAAAAAATCGTAGGAAGATTTCATTTGATTTATATAAACGGAAAATTTATTTTTCCATTAATGGTGATCATTAGTTTCTTTTTAATTTCACTAATTTTTCCTGATTATTTTAAAAATCTTTTAAATTTTAATGGTGAAAACGAAACATTCAAAATATCAAGTACTCTTTTCTGGATTTTATTAATCGTGTTATCTGTTATTACTTATAAAAATGAACTTTCGTTAATTCCTTTATTAGGCGTTGCTAGTTGTTCTTATTTACTTACTGGGATGACGGCCAATAATTGGGCTTGGTTTGCATCCTGGCTATTAGTCGGTTTGGTACTCTATTTTTTCTATGGGTCTAAACATAGTAAACTTAATAAAGAACATAAAGAATAA